From a single Intestinibaculum porci genomic region:
- a CDS encoding RelA/SpoT family protein, with translation MTIKGAKDQVTFEDVKELASTYITKKESMDLIQRAYDFIMVKHKGQKRRSGEPYTIHLIWVAYILCTLQTGPMTIAAGLLHDVMEDCDVPHDEMVERFGEEITSLVEGVTKINKMPYMEESEIYAENHRKIYIAMAKDIRVILIKLADRLHNMRTLQYMPPEKQQRIARETLEVYAPIAHRLGINDIRVELEDLCLYYLDPTAYHEIVDLLEQKKSERKEHVDKMIASVSKLLDDHHLEYRIKGRAKHIYSIYKKMVIKHKRFDELYDLNALRIILKEKVECYEVLGIIHEKYRPLPGRFKDYIAMPKPNMYQSLHTTVIGEGGHIFEIQIRTEEMDELAERGVASHWRYKEGKNYSAKAEQKEIGEKLQWLSDFITISDEVKDEKAQEYYNTLKRDIFEANVYVLTPQGKIIELPNGSTPIDFAYRIHTEVGNHAVGAIVNNVMVPIDTKLKTGDICEIKTNNAAKPSEDWLKFVRTASARNKIRAWIAKSDAENSKEFIEEGRRILREEIRNRGLDEKTYLDPETYRSYLGSFGARNFDEILTSIGKRQATAGTLLEKVAPQKRSFLDNLSKMLKKNQNYASNNKKHQKSIGISVKNVSGLKMQLSKCCSPIPGDPIVGFVSKGQGIKVHRADCPNVANIDKGRLIDVYWDYTNLENKRYNVDLELNGLDRPNLLNDVVTCLGSCNVNILNINAGIHDLDAIIKLTLSVDNAETLQQCIDNLNKIQGIATIKRVIH, from the coding sequence ACTTTATTATGGTCAAACATAAAGGTCAGAAACGCCGCTCCGGCGAACCATATACCATTCATCTGATTTGGGTCGCGTATATTTTATGTACCCTGCAGACGGGGCCGATGACCATTGCGGCAGGGCTGCTTCATGACGTCATGGAAGACTGCGATGTGCCACATGATGAGATGGTGGAACGTTTTGGGGAAGAGATCACATCCTTAGTCGAAGGTGTCACGAAAATCAATAAGATGCCTTACATGGAAGAAAGTGAAATCTATGCGGAAAATCACCGTAAGATTTACATTGCCATGGCGAAGGATATCCGTGTCATCTTAATTAAATTAGCGGACCGTCTGCATAATATGCGGACCCTGCAGTATATGCCTCCAGAAAAACAGCAGCGTATTGCCCGTGAAACGCTGGAAGTTTATGCGCCGATTGCACATCGTTTAGGGATTAATGATATCCGCGTGGAATTAGAGGACTTATGCCTCTATTACTTAGATCCAACAGCTTATCATGAAATCGTTGACTTGCTTGAACAGAAAAAGAGTGAACGTAAAGAGCATGTCGATAAGATGATTGCCTCGGTTTCTAAGCTGCTTGATGATCATCACTTAGAATACCGTATTAAAGGGCGCGCGAAACATATTTATTCGATTTATAAAAAGATGGTCATCAAACATAAACGTTTTGATGAACTTTATGATCTTAATGCTTTACGTATCATTCTGAAAGAAAAAGTGGAGTGTTACGAAGTGTTAGGGATTATCCATGAAAAATATCGTCCTTTACCAGGCCGTTTTAAAGACTATATTGCGATGCCAAAACCAAATATGTATCAGTCATTACATACGACGGTGATTGGCGAAGGCGGCCATATCTTTGAAATTCAGATCCGTACCGAAGAAATGGATGAACTCGCTGAGCGCGGGGTCGCTTCGCACTGGCGTTATAAGGAAGGCAAGAACTATAGTGCGAAAGCTGAACAGAAGGAAATCGGTGAGAAATTACAGTGGTTATCAGACTTTATTACCATCAGTGATGAAGTCAAAGATGAAAAAGCCCAGGAGTATTACAATACCCTTAAGCGCGATATCTTTGAAGCCAATGTGTACGTTTTAACGCCCCAAGGGAAAATTATCGAATTACCAAACGGTTCGACGCCGATTGACTTTGCCTACCGTATTCATACTGAAGTCGGCAACCATGCCGTCGGAGCCATTGTCAATAATGTGATGGTGCCAATTGATACCAAATTAAAGACCGGGGATATCTGTGAGATCAAAACCAACAATGCGGCCAAGCCAAGTGAAGACTGGCTGAAGTTTGTTCGCACGGCGAGTGCGCGTAATAAGATTCGTGCCTGGATTGCGAAATCCGATGCTGAAAATTCCAAAGAATTTATCGAAGAAGGACGCCGCATTCTCCGTGAAGAAATCCGCAACCGCGGTTTAGATGAAAAGACCTATCTTGATCCAGAAACTTATCGCTCTTATTTAGGTTCTTTTGGCGCCCGGAATTTTGATGAGATCTTAACCTCGATTGGTAAGCGTCAGGCTACGGCGGGGACATTATTAGAAAAGGTTGCACCACAAAAGCGCAGCTTCCTTGATAACTTATCAAAGATGCTCAAGAAGAATCAGAATTATGCCAGCAATAATAAGAAACATCAAAAGAGTATCGGCATCAGCGTCAAAAATGTCTCTGGTTTAAAGATGCAGTTAAGTAAATGCTGCTCACCGATTCCGGGCGATCCAATTGTTGGTTTCGTTTCCAAAGGGCAGGGAATCAAAGTCCATCGTGCCGATTGTCCAAACGTGGCCAATATTGATAAAGGCCGTCTTATTGATGTTTACTGGGATTATACCAACTTAGAAAATAAGCGTTATAATGTGGACTTAGAGCTCAATGGCTTAGATCGGCCAAACCTCCTCAATGATGTGGTGACGTGTTTAGGTTCATGCAATGTCAATATTCTCAATATCAATGCCGGCATTCATGATTTGGATGCGATTATTAAACTGACATTATCAGTAGATAATGCCGAAACGCTTCAGCAGTGCATTGATAACTTGAATAAAATTCAGGGAATTGCTACAATAAAACGCGTGATTCATTAA